Within the Temnothorax longispinosus isolate EJ_2023e unplaced genomic scaffold, Tlon_JGU_v1 HiC_scaffold_377, whole genome shotgun sequence genome, the region ATCTCATTagataacaaatattataataaaatataattatttttttaaaataatataaaatttataaaacaaataaaaatataaattttatcatattctgtatttattattttattaatattatcaacatAAATCAACCCCACTTTCTTACTTTATAACAAAACCCCTTTCTCCTTTTTAAGGACTCTTAATTACTAAACCCTTATATCTCAAGAACAacttttggaaataaaaatttacaaataactattttgaGAACTTTCTTGCTATAGTATTTTGGTTTGCAAATGTCAAAACATcctgtatattgtataatgtagtataattttgtttttacagGAAACTACAAATATCAGTGGACTGTTCAAACAACAAAACTTCTAATAGAAGAAGTGAGAAATCATATGGGAATGttgagtaataaaaattgtatgcaAAAAAAGTATGGAAAAGAatagcaaataaatttattgaaagagGATATAATGTAACAGAGGAACAATGTTCTGTTAAATGGAAGAATTTGAAGCgcagatataaaaatgttcgtGATCTTAATAATCAAACTGGTAGAGCTACAGAATCTTGGGAATATTATGATCTCATTGACGCTTTCATTAATGCCAAACCCGAAATAACACCTGCATCAGTTGCTTCTAGTACACATGGATTTAGAATAAGGCAA harbors:
- the LOC139824439 gene encoding LOW QUALITY PROTEIN: uncharacterized protein (The sequence of the model RefSeq protein was modified relative to this genomic sequence to represent the inferred CDS: inserted 1 base in 1 codon), giving the protein NYKYQWTVQTTKLLIEEVRNHMGMLSNKNCMQKXVWKRIANKFIERGYNVTEEQCSVKWKNLKRRYKNVRDLNNQTGRATESWEYYDLIDAFINAKPEITPASVASSTHGFRIRQPSPPTQEVVDSTDENSAAAANTSCNTRRNIRKRRRSDEPTWVKTLCEQRKVHHEENVKIKNEFLELFKKYVQKENVQENVQKDVQEKK